The following proteins are encoded in a genomic region of Sebastes fasciatus isolate fSebFas1 chromosome 14, fSebFas1.pri, whole genome shotgun sequence:
- the ppp1r9ala gene encoding neurabin-1 isoform X2 — MIKAESKGGERTLRSASPHRNAYKSDFHAIKCNFDGSKSSEGDAKSYANGSSPDTREDSRGRPFGTRVNKIKNIFLQMDGQQQECQEVKVTPKPDVSPVSPTKLQFPANTPRATPNSAISPESQNLDKTPKGEDVEIDKVALAEKFSVTRKLFERGIKEQPAAEKQSPNRVVNRLSLGSASDEGKSTRRASGSSETTIKSEQTPTSTVKCQADEKADSEKKHVSRVSLNAGPMSKRLDSYGAENDSEDNTTAAAKGGKASAKQHSTTEHSLPVSPTRDSSNKSPVKEATNSTPVIDATTKNTSQSACVSNKPTSLGSSVKTTVPVTNAAYKSNSPTTDASHKALSTEKTSPVSHGYKHSSSSSDGFSRTSVGGDLHSPPPRDVKQPLPSAGGFQNTNRAKYPEKTRSNDKPSSQSSSLDSRGVGVVRAELVVVQNESSESEENEDENVEDSVFEEQKVQSPKEDPLADLRRTSPPEKLNCNPAHLLLARDKETQRIAETVGEGRLLEDDDRFGSKRERREDVVNRDGDDDREEDEEESELEEQVGRSILDRASPVVYGIENAAFVDDRDVDQVLREEEEEEEEEEEEDHMYGDYDDCYETTGLSDEEEPPPKRKIKFSTHPIQVFSTFSNEEYDRRNDDVDPVAASAEYELEKRVEKMDVFPVEIEKEDNGLGISIIGMGVGADQGLEKLGIFVKTITEQGAAENDGRIQVNDQIVEVDGVSLVGVTQLFAATVLKNTKGTVRFLIGREKPGTQSEVARLISETLEQEKNQQEQQEHLDDPYEHSTEEEERYEEEDDRVEERILCSNFSPGQNVEMFELPDSEALFMPSNMDGSQMVFKFKELQHKHSVAAAEINQLKEKLRGSEEDRSLWDARESALEQKIEDNDDKILKLESYWLEAQGLCKTVNEQLAETQAQHETLDKKYNKAKKLLKDYQQKEIDFVKKEEELKKSLDEKDKWYKEQLESLQNRIAVLESRGPSDVERQSGQDSAADERLLGQDPVTNTQSVDSLLEQDWSELVPETERLDTSAHRAKGLLAQKAKRQPPSRSKLKENFAVASSHSQETEEEEEEEQESPRRRRSIQESLSLPVPVCYPENGPKDDPGETRDASRSKAELSSSPSLSPSQGDSIESSGSPPLSSPKDASSPHSPSGLMRNVKKRESKGKSKEELNEPSSAGKPKRRFPDFGGLRKSGGKGKKHDKEAMRASLDSRGSAELLEESGGNLSPADSMTSIPTCMPFNWFGDKERDRDREPSSSSSSLPYVATETSSEQSQDRKNKSFSVIDDSNPACPSSDISGLVAEPNLSGRSHTLIFSSSETLDDEPVATGKEYQWQNRPIPDWTNQQVCHWLMGMNMDQYTPEFTAKGVDGQQLLYLDSDKLKALGVSSQSDRSTIKKKLKDMRKTQEKIEKQREKREKEVRRSGRLPASTDSVC; from the exons TCAAAGCGGAAAGCAAAGGAGGTGAGAGGACCTTGAGGAGCGCATCCCCTCACAGAAATGCTTACAAGTCTGACTTCCACGCCATTAAGTGCAACTTTGATGGGTCCAAATCATCCGAGGGCGACGCCAAATCATATGCAAATGGCTCCAGCCCGGACACCCGGGAGGACTCGAGGGGGAGGCCTTTTGGCACCAGAGTGAACAAGATAAAGAACATATTCCTACAGATGGATGGTCAGCAACAGGAGTGCCAGGAGGTGAAAGTGACCCCAAAGCCCGATGTGTCCCCGGTGTCCCCAACGAAGCTGCAATTTCCGGCCAACACTCCCAGAGCTACCCCTAACAGTGCCATAAGCCCAGAATCACAAAATTTGGATAAAACACCCAAGGGGGAAGATGTTGAGATTGACAAAGTGGCTTTGGCGGAGAAGTTTTCAGTGACCAGAAAACTCTTTGAGAGGGGCATCAAAGAGCAGCCTGCAGCTGAAAAACAGTCTCCAAACAGAGTAGTAAATCGTCTGTCCCTGGGAAGTGCGTCTGATGAGGGGAAAAGCACAAGGAGAGCATCGGGATCCTCTGAGACCACTATCAAATCAGAGCAAACTCCAACATCAACAGTCAAATGTCAAGCGGATGAGAAGGCTGATAGTGAGAAAAAGCATGTGTCTAGAGTGTCGTTGAATGCAGGACCCATGTCCAAAAGGTTGGATAGTTATGGTGCAGAGAATGACTCTGAAGACAACACCACAGCTGCCGCAAAGGGAGGAAAGGCGTCTGCTAAACAACACAGCACGACTGAACACTCACTGCCCGTCTCTCCAACAAGGGACAGCTCAAACAAATCTCCTGTTAAAGAAGCCACTAACTCCACCCCTGTGATTGATGCCACTACTAAAAATACATCCCAGTCGGCGTGTGTCAGTAACAAACCAACATCTTTGGggtctagtgttaaaacaaCAGTCCCAGTTACCAATGCAGCATACAAATCTAATTCTCCAACAACTGATGCCAGTCACAAAGCCCTCTCAACAGAAAAAACAAGCCCAGTTAGCCATGGCTACAAACACTCCTCATCATCCAGTGATGGATTTAGTAGGACATCTGTTGGTGGGGATCTACATAGTCCGCCCCCAAGGGATGTGAAGCAGCCTCTTCCATCAGCTGGTGGGTTTCAGAACACTAACAGGGCTAAATACCCTGAAAAGACCAGGAGTAATGACAAGCCGTCCAGCCAGAGCTCATCGCTGGACTCCAGGGGGGTGGGCGTGGTACGGGCAGAACTGGTAGTGGTTCAGAACGAGTCCTCAGAGAGCGAGGAGAACGAAGATGAGAACGTTGAAGATAGTGTGTTTGAGGAACAGAAGGTGCAAAGCCCCAAAGAGGACCCGCTAGCAGACCTGAGGAGAACCTCTCCACCGGAAAAACTGAACTGTAACCCTGCTCATCTTCTCTTAGCGAGAGACAAAGAGACGCAAAGGATAGCAGAGACCGTGGGCGAAGGTAGACTCTTGGAGGACGACGATCGATTTGGGTCGAAAAGGGAGAGACGGGAAGACGTTGTGAATCGAGATGGCGACGATGATCgcgaggaagacgaggaggagagtGAGCTGGAGGAGCAGGTGGGCCGGAGCATCCTGGATAGAGCCTCACCGGTAGTGTACGGTATTGAGAATGCGGCATTTGTGGATGACAGAGATGTGGACCAGGTCcttagagaagaagaagaagaggaggaggaagaagaggaggaagatcaTATGTATGGGGATTATGACGACTGTTACGAGACCACTGGGCTGTCGGATGAGGAGGAGCCTCCACCAAAGAGGAAAATCAAGTTCTCCACACACCCCATTCAG GTCTTCAGTACCTTCTCCAATGAGGAATATGATCGGCGCAACGATGACGTGGATCCAGTGGCGGCGTCTGCGGAGTATGAGCTGGAGAAGAGAGTGGAGAAGATGGATGTGTTCCCTGTGGAGATAGAGAAAG AAGACAATGGACTTGGCATCAGTATCATAGGAATGGGAGTGGGAGCTGACCAGGGTCTGGAGAAGCTGGGCATTTTTGTGAAAACAATAACGGAGCAAGGAGCTGCGGAGAATGACGGACG CATACAGGTGAATGACCAGATCGTGGAGGTTGATGGTGTCAGTCTGGTGGGCGTCACCCAACTGTTTGCTGCAACGGTCCTGAAGAACACCAAAGGCACCGTGAG gtttCTGATTGGACGGGAGAAGCCAGGCACGCAAAGCGAGGTGGCCCGCCTCATAAGCGAGACACTAGAGCAGGAGAAGAACCAGCAGGAACAGCAAGAACACCTGGATGACCCCTATGAGCACTCAACAGAGGAG GAGGAGCGCtacgaggaggaggacgacagAGTGGAAGAGAGGATTCTGTGCTCCAATTTCTCTCCGGGGCAGAACGTAGAGATGTTTGAGCTGCCCGATTCAGAGGCTTTGTTTATGCCGAGCAACATGGACGGCTCTCAGATGGTCTTCAAGTTCAAAGAG ctgcagcacaaacacagcGTTGCCGCAGCTGAAATAAATCAACTGAAGGAAAAG CTAAGGGGTTCCGAGGAGGACAGGTCATTGTGGGATGCCAGGGAGTCCGCACTGGAGCAGAAGATCGAGGATAACGACGACAAAATCCTCAAGTTGGAGAGTTACTGGCTGGAAGCCCAGGGTCTGTGCAAGACTGTGAATGAACAATTAGCTGAGACTCAGGCCCAGCATGAGACCCTGGACAAGAAGTACAACAAGGCCAAGAAGCTGCTCAAGGACTACCAGCAGAA AGAGATTGACTTTgtgaagaaagaagaggagCTGAAAAAAAGCCTCGATGAAAAAGACAAGTGGTATAAGGAGCAGCTGGAGAGCTTGCAGAACAGG ATAGCTGTCCTGGAGTCCAGAGGGCCGTCAGACGTGGAGCGTCAGAGTGGTCAGGACTCGGCAGCAGACGAGAGATTACTCGGCCAAGACCCAGTCACCAACACGCAATCTGTTGACTCACTACTAG AACAAGACTGGAGTGAGTTGGTCCCTGAGACTGAGCGCTTGGACACCAGTGCACACCGGGCGAAAGGCCTGCTGGCCCAGAAGGCCAAACGTCAGCCTCCTTCTCGGAGCAAACTGAAGGAGAACTTCGCGGTGGCTTCGAGTCACTCTCAG GaaactgaagaagaagaggaggaggagcaggaatctcccaggaggaggaggtccaTCCAGGAGAGCCTGTCCCTTCCGGTGCCCGTCTGCTATCCTGAGAATGGACCGAAAGATGATCCAGGAGAGACGAGGGATGCGTCCAGGAGTAAGGCAGAGCTCTCCAGCAGCCCGTCTTTGTCGCCATCCCAGGGAGACAGCATTGAAAGCAGCGGAAGTCCTCCTTTGTCCTCTCCAAAAGACGCCTCGTCGCCACATTCGCCCTCCGGACTCATGCGCAATGTCAAGAAAAGGGAGTCCAAAGGGAAGAGCAAAG AGGAGCTAAATGAGCCGTCGTCAGCAGGAAAACCTAAAAGACGATTTCCAGACTTTGG AGGCCTCCGGAAGTCAGGTGGCAAAGGGAAAAAACATGACAAGGAAGCGATGAGAGCGTCTTTGGACAGCAG AGGGTCGGCAGAGTTACTGGAGGAGTCTGGAGGGAACCTGTCTCCTGCAGATTCAATGACTTCCATCCCCACCTGTATGCCCTTCAACTGGTTCGGAGAcaaagagagggacagagacagagagcccTCGTCGTCCAGCAGCAGTCTGCCGTACGTTGCAACTGAGACCAGCAGTGAGCAAAGCCAGGACCGCAAGAATAAG AGTTTTTCAGTCATAGATGATTCTAACCCCGCCTGTCCCAGTTCAGACATCTCTGGGTTAGTCGCTGAACCCAATCTGTCTGGGCGCTCACACACTTTAATCTTCTCTTCCAGCGAG ACTTTGGATGATGAACCGGTAGCTACAGGGAAAGAATATCAGTGGCAGAACCGGCCCATCCCTGACTGGACCAATCAGCAGGTCTGTCACTGGTTGATGGGCATGAACATGGACCAATACACACCTGAATTCACAGCTAAGGGAgtggacggccagcagctcttGTACTTGGACAGTGACAAGTTGAag GCCCTCGGTGTGTCGAGTCAGAGCGACCGTTCAACTATCAAGAAGAAGCTGAAGGACATGCGTAAGACCCAGGAGAAGATTGAGAAACAgcgagagaaaa
- the ppp1r9ala gene encoding neurabin-1 isoform X4 translates to MIKAESKGGERTLRSASPHRNAYKSDFHAIKCNFDGSKSSEGDAKSYANGSSPDTREDSRGRPFGTRVNKIKNIFLQMDGQQQECQEVKVTPKPDVSPVSPTKLQFPANTPRATPNSAISPESQNLDKTPKGEDVEIDKVALAEKFSVTRKLFERGIKEQPAAEKQSPNRVVNRLSLGSASDEGKSTRRASGSSETTIKSEQTPTSTVKCQADEKADSEKKHVSRVSLNAGPMSKRLDSYGAENDSEDNTTAAAKGGKASAKQHSTTEHSLPVSPTRDSSNKSPVKEATNSTPVIDATTKNTSQSACVSNKPTSLGSSVKTTVPVTNAAYKSNSPTTDASHKALSTEKTSPVSHGYKHSSSSSDGFSRTSVGGDLHSPPPRDVKQPLPSAGGFQNTNRAKYPEKTRSNDKPSSQSSSLDSRGVGVVRAELVVVQNESSESEENEDENVEDSVFEEQKVQSPKEDPLADLRRTSPPEKLNCNPAHLLLARDKETQRIAETVGEGRLLEDDDRFGSKRERREDVVNRDGDDDREEDEEESELEEQVGRSILDRASPVVYGIENAAFVDDRDVDQVLREEEEEEEEEEEEDHMYGDYDDCYETTGLSDEEEPPPKRKIKFSTHPIQVFSTFSNEEYDRRNDDVDPVAASAEYELEKRVEKMDVFPVEIEKEDNGLGISIIGMGVGADQGLEKLGIFVKTITEQGAAENDGRIQVNDQIVEVDGVSLVGVTQLFAATVLKNTKGTVRFLIGREKPGTQSEVARLISETLEQEKNQQEQQEHLDDPYEHSTEEEERYEEEDDRVEERILCSNFSPGQNVEMFELPDSEALFMPSNMDGSQMVFKFKELQHKHSVAAAEINQLKEKLRGSEEDRSLWDARESALEQKIEDNDDKILKLESYWLEAQGLCKTVNEQLAETQAQHETLDKKYNKAKKLLKDYQQKEIDFVKKEEELKKSLDEKDKWYKEQLESLQNRIAVLESRGPSDVERQSGQDSAADERLLGQDPVTNTQSVDSLLEQDWSELVPETERLDTSAHRAKGLLAQKAKRQPPSRSKLKENFAVASSHSQETEEEEEEEQESPRRRRSIQESLSLPVPVCYPENGPKDDPGETRDASRSKAELSSSPSLSPSQGDSIESSGSPPLSSPKDASSPHSPSGLMRNVKKRESKGKSKEELNEPSSAGKPKRRFPDFGGLRKSGGKGKKHDKEAMRASLDSRGSAELLEESGGNLSPADSMTSIPTCMPFNWFGDKERDRDREPSSSSSSLPYVATETSSEQSQDRKNKTLDDEPVATGKEYQWQNRPIPDWTNQQVCHWLMGMNMDQYTPEFTAKGVDGQQLLYLDSDKLKALGVSSQSDRSTIKKKLKDMRKTQEKIEKQREKREKEVRRSGRLPASTDSVC, encoded by the exons TCAAAGCGGAAAGCAAAGGAGGTGAGAGGACCTTGAGGAGCGCATCCCCTCACAGAAATGCTTACAAGTCTGACTTCCACGCCATTAAGTGCAACTTTGATGGGTCCAAATCATCCGAGGGCGACGCCAAATCATATGCAAATGGCTCCAGCCCGGACACCCGGGAGGACTCGAGGGGGAGGCCTTTTGGCACCAGAGTGAACAAGATAAAGAACATATTCCTACAGATGGATGGTCAGCAACAGGAGTGCCAGGAGGTGAAAGTGACCCCAAAGCCCGATGTGTCCCCGGTGTCCCCAACGAAGCTGCAATTTCCGGCCAACACTCCCAGAGCTACCCCTAACAGTGCCATAAGCCCAGAATCACAAAATTTGGATAAAACACCCAAGGGGGAAGATGTTGAGATTGACAAAGTGGCTTTGGCGGAGAAGTTTTCAGTGACCAGAAAACTCTTTGAGAGGGGCATCAAAGAGCAGCCTGCAGCTGAAAAACAGTCTCCAAACAGAGTAGTAAATCGTCTGTCCCTGGGAAGTGCGTCTGATGAGGGGAAAAGCACAAGGAGAGCATCGGGATCCTCTGAGACCACTATCAAATCAGAGCAAACTCCAACATCAACAGTCAAATGTCAAGCGGATGAGAAGGCTGATAGTGAGAAAAAGCATGTGTCTAGAGTGTCGTTGAATGCAGGACCCATGTCCAAAAGGTTGGATAGTTATGGTGCAGAGAATGACTCTGAAGACAACACCACAGCTGCCGCAAAGGGAGGAAAGGCGTCTGCTAAACAACACAGCACGACTGAACACTCACTGCCCGTCTCTCCAACAAGGGACAGCTCAAACAAATCTCCTGTTAAAGAAGCCACTAACTCCACCCCTGTGATTGATGCCACTACTAAAAATACATCCCAGTCGGCGTGTGTCAGTAACAAACCAACATCTTTGGggtctagtgttaaaacaaCAGTCCCAGTTACCAATGCAGCATACAAATCTAATTCTCCAACAACTGATGCCAGTCACAAAGCCCTCTCAACAGAAAAAACAAGCCCAGTTAGCCATGGCTACAAACACTCCTCATCATCCAGTGATGGATTTAGTAGGACATCTGTTGGTGGGGATCTACATAGTCCGCCCCCAAGGGATGTGAAGCAGCCTCTTCCATCAGCTGGTGGGTTTCAGAACACTAACAGGGCTAAATACCCTGAAAAGACCAGGAGTAATGACAAGCCGTCCAGCCAGAGCTCATCGCTGGACTCCAGGGGGGTGGGCGTGGTACGGGCAGAACTGGTAGTGGTTCAGAACGAGTCCTCAGAGAGCGAGGAGAACGAAGATGAGAACGTTGAAGATAGTGTGTTTGAGGAACAGAAGGTGCAAAGCCCCAAAGAGGACCCGCTAGCAGACCTGAGGAGAACCTCTCCACCGGAAAAACTGAACTGTAACCCTGCTCATCTTCTCTTAGCGAGAGACAAAGAGACGCAAAGGATAGCAGAGACCGTGGGCGAAGGTAGACTCTTGGAGGACGACGATCGATTTGGGTCGAAAAGGGAGAGACGGGAAGACGTTGTGAATCGAGATGGCGACGATGATCgcgaggaagacgaggaggagagtGAGCTGGAGGAGCAGGTGGGCCGGAGCATCCTGGATAGAGCCTCACCGGTAGTGTACGGTATTGAGAATGCGGCATTTGTGGATGACAGAGATGTGGACCAGGTCcttagagaagaagaagaagaggaggaggaagaagaggaggaagatcaTATGTATGGGGATTATGACGACTGTTACGAGACCACTGGGCTGTCGGATGAGGAGGAGCCTCCACCAAAGAGGAAAATCAAGTTCTCCACACACCCCATTCAG GTCTTCAGTACCTTCTCCAATGAGGAATATGATCGGCGCAACGATGACGTGGATCCAGTGGCGGCGTCTGCGGAGTATGAGCTGGAGAAGAGAGTGGAGAAGATGGATGTGTTCCCTGTGGAGATAGAGAAAG AAGACAATGGACTTGGCATCAGTATCATAGGAATGGGAGTGGGAGCTGACCAGGGTCTGGAGAAGCTGGGCATTTTTGTGAAAACAATAACGGAGCAAGGAGCTGCGGAGAATGACGGACG CATACAGGTGAATGACCAGATCGTGGAGGTTGATGGTGTCAGTCTGGTGGGCGTCACCCAACTGTTTGCTGCAACGGTCCTGAAGAACACCAAAGGCACCGTGAG gtttCTGATTGGACGGGAGAAGCCAGGCACGCAAAGCGAGGTGGCCCGCCTCATAAGCGAGACACTAGAGCAGGAGAAGAACCAGCAGGAACAGCAAGAACACCTGGATGACCCCTATGAGCACTCAACAGAGGAG GAGGAGCGCtacgaggaggaggacgacagAGTGGAAGAGAGGATTCTGTGCTCCAATTTCTCTCCGGGGCAGAACGTAGAGATGTTTGAGCTGCCCGATTCAGAGGCTTTGTTTATGCCGAGCAACATGGACGGCTCTCAGATGGTCTTCAAGTTCAAAGAG ctgcagcacaaacacagcGTTGCCGCAGCTGAAATAAATCAACTGAAGGAAAAG CTAAGGGGTTCCGAGGAGGACAGGTCATTGTGGGATGCCAGGGAGTCCGCACTGGAGCAGAAGATCGAGGATAACGACGACAAAATCCTCAAGTTGGAGAGTTACTGGCTGGAAGCCCAGGGTCTGTGCAAGACTGTGAATGAACAATTAGCTGAGACTCAGGCCCAGCATGAGACCCTGGACAAGAAGTACAACAAGGCCAAGAAGCTGCTCAAGGACTACCAGCAGAA AGAGATTGACTTTgtgaagaaagaagaggagCTGAAAAAAAGCCTCGATGAAAAAGACAAGTGGTATAAGGAGCAGCTGGAGAGCTTGCAGAACAGG ATAGCTGTCCTGGAGTCCAGAGGGCCGTCAGACGTGGAGCGTCAGAGTGGTCAGGACTCGGCAGCAGACGAGAGATTACTCGGCCAAGACCCAGTCACCAACACGCAATCTGTTGACTCACTACTAG AACAAGACTGGAGTGAGTTGGTCCCTGAGACTGAGCGCTTGGACACCAGTGCACACCGGGCGAAAGGCCTGCTGGCCCAGAAGGCCAAACGTCAGCCTCCTTCTCGGAGCAAACTGAAGGAGAACTTCGCGGTGGCTTCGAGTCACTCTCAG GaaactgaagaagaagaggaggaggagcaggaatctcccaggaggaggaggtccaTCCAGGAGAGCCTGTCCCTTCCGGTGCCCGTCTGCTATCCTGAGAATGGACCGAAAGATGATCCAGGAGAGACGAGGGATGCGTCCAGGAGTAAGGCAGAGCTCTCCAGCAGCCCGTCTTTGTCGCCATCCCAGGGAGACAGCATTGAAAGCAGCGGAAGTCCTCCTTTGTCCTCTCCAAAAGACGCCTCGTCGCCACATTCGCCCTCCGGACTCATGCGCAATGTCAAGAAAAGGGAGTCCAAAGGGAAGAGCAAAG AGGAGCTAAATGAGCCGTCGTCAGCAGGAAAACCTAAAAGACGATTTCCAGACTTTGG AGGCCTCCGGAAGTCAGGTGGCAAAGGGAAAAAACATGACAAGGAAGCGATGAGAGCGTCTTTGGACAGCAG AGGGTCGGCAGAGTTACTGGAGGAGTCTGGAGGGAACCTGTCTCCTGCAGATTCAATGACTTCCATCCCCACCTGTATGCCCTTCAACTGGTTCGGAGAcaaagagagggacagagacagagagcccTCGTCGTCCAGCAGCAGTCTGCCGTACGTTGCAACTGAGACCAGCAGTGAGCAAAGCCAGGACCGCAAGAATAAG ACTTTGGATGATGAACCGGTAGCTACAGGGAAAGAATATCAGTGGCAGAACCGGCCCATCCCTGACTGGACCAATCAGCAGGTCTGTCACTGGTTGATGGGCATGAACATGGACCAATACACACCTGAATTCACAGCTAAGGGAgtggacggccagcagctcttGTACTTGGACAGTGACAAGTTGAag GCCCTCGGTGTGTCGAGTCAGAGCGACCGTTCAACTATCAAGAAGAAGCTGAAGGACATGCGTAAGACCCAGGAGAAGATTGAGAAACAgcgagagaaaa